From a single Streptomyces liliifuscus genomic region:
- a CDS encoding DNA repair helicase XPB codes for MNGPLIVQSDKTLLLEVDHELADECRRSIAPFAELERAPEHIHTYRLTPLGLWNARAAGHDAEQVVDALVQYSRYPVPHALLVDIAETMDRYGRLTLSKDPAHGLVLTTTDRPVLEEILRSKRVIPLVGARIDPDTVAVHPSERGQIKQTLLRLGWPAEDLAGYVDGEAHPIELAEDGWALRPYQKQAVENFWHGGSGVVVLPCGAGKTLVGAGSMAQAKATTLILVTNTVSARQWKHELVKRTSLTEEEIGEYSGTRKEIRPVTIATYQVLTTKRKGVYPHLELFDSRDWGLIVYDEVHLLPAPVFKFTADLQARRRLGLTATLVREDGRESDVFSLIGPKRFDAPWKEIEAQGYIAPADCVEVRVNLTDAERLAYATAETEEKYRFCATTATKRKVTEALVRRFAGQQILVIGQYIDQLDELGEHLDAPVIKGETSNAQREKLFEAFRQGEISVLVVSKVANFSIDLPEATVAIQVSGTFGSRQEEAQRLGRVLRPKADGHQAHFYSVVARDTIDQDFAAHRQRFLAEQGYAYRIVDADELLADS; via the coding sequence GTGAATGGTCCACTCATCGTCCAGTCCGACAAGACGCTGCTCCTGGAGGTCGACCACGAGCTGGCCGACGAGTGCCGTCGTTCCATCGCGCCCTTCGCGGAGCTGGAGCGGGCGCCGGAGCACATCCACACCTACCGGCTGACGCCGCTCGGGCTGTGGAACGCGCGGGCGGCCGGGCACGACGCCGAGCAGGTCGTGGACGCGCTCGTGCAGTACAGCCGTTACCCGGTGCCGCACGCGCTGCTGGTCGACATCGCCGAGACGATGGACCGCTACGGCCGCCTGACGCTGAGCAAGGACCCGGCGCACGGGCTCGTCCTCACGACCACCGACCGGCCCGTGCTGGAGGAGATCCTCCGCTCGAAGCGCGTCATTCCGCTGGTCGGCGCCCGGATCGACCCTGACACGGTCGCCGTGCACCCCTCCGAGCGCGGCCAGATCAAGCAGACGCTGCTGAGGCTGGGCTGGCCGGCCGAGGACCTCGCCGGGTACGTGGACGGCGAGGCGCATCCCATCGAGCTGGCCGAGGACGGCTGGGCGCTGCGGCCGTACCAGAAGCAGGCGGTGGAGAACTTCTGGCACGGCGGGTCGGGGGTCGTCGTACTCCCCTGTGGCGCCGGAAAGACGCTGGTCGGCGCCGGGTCCATGGCCCAGGCCAAGGCCACCACGCTCATCCTCGTCACGAACACCGTCTCCGCCCGGCAGTGGAAGCACGAGCTGGTGAAGCGGACCTCGCTGACCGAGGAGGAGATCGGGGAGTACAGCGGTACGCGGAAGGAGATCCGGCCGGTCACCATCGCGACGTACCAGGTCCTGACGACGAAGCGGAAGGGTGTCTATCCGCACCTGGAGCTGTTCGACTCCCGCGACTGGGGTCTGATCGTCTACGACGAGGTGCATCTGCTGCCCGCGCCGGTCTTCAAGTTCACGGCGGACCTGCAGGCGCGTCGGCGGCTGGGTCTGACGGCCACGCTGGTGCGGGAGGACGGCCGTGAGTCGGACGTGTTCTCGCTGATCGGCCCGAAGCGTTTCGACGCTCCTTGGAAGGAGATCGAAGCGCAGGGGTACATCGCGCCCGCGGACTGTGTGGAGGTCCGCGTCAATCTCACGGACGCCGAGCGCCTCGCGTACGCGACCGCCGAGACGGAGGAGAAGTACCGCTTCTGCGCGACGACCGCGACGAAGCGGAAGGTGACGGAGGCGCTGGTGCGGCGGTTCGCCGGGCAGCAGATCCTTGTCATCGGGCAGTACATCGACCAACTCGACGAGCTGGGCGAGCACTTGGACGCGCCCGTCATCAAGGGTGAGACGTCGAACGCGCAGCGCGAGAAGCTCTTCGAGGCGTTTCGGCAGGGCGAGATCAGTGTGCTCGTGGTGTCGAAGGTGGCGAACTTCTCGATCGACCTGCCGGAGGCGACCGTCGCGATCCAGGTGTCGGGGACGTTCGGGTCCCGCCAGGAGGAGGCGCAGCGGCTCGGGCGGGTGCTGCGGCCGAAGGCCGACGGGCACCAGGCGCACTTCTACTCGGTGGTGGCTCGGGACACGATCGATCAGGACTTCGCGGCGCATCGGCAGCGGTTCTTGGCTGAGCAGGGGTATGCGTATCGCATCGTGGATGCGGATGAGTTGCTTGCGGACAGCTGA
- a CDS encoding HelD family protein gives MPVPDPSDDPLSRERAHLTHSRAALRSMREDVESLDIRDVTANWVNAEVLTRQIDERIKALADLSHTPLFFGRLDYLHSPGADRAEGAEGERFYIGRRHVHDADGDPMVIDWRAPVSQPFYRASKKNPLDIALRRRFGYTAGDLTAYEDEHLSDPSEAAATSKLLQQEIERPRVGPMRDIVATIQPEQDEIVRSGLGGSVCVQGGPGTGKTAVGLHRVAYLLYAHRDRLARTGTLVIGPNASFLHYIEQVLPALGELEVKQATVDDLVAHVEVRGRDEAAAAVVKGDARMAEVLRRAVRSHVTMPTEPVMVVRGSRRWRVPAYELEVIVRELLDRDIRYGAAREALPQRIAHAVLVQMERSGEAPDDRVQDAVARNTAVKTAVKAVWPPVDPAKLVLRLLSDADFLAAHAEGILTEDEQKTILWARPVRSVKSAKWAAADAVLIDEATDLVQRTHSLGHVVLDEAQDLSPMQYRAVGRRCTTGSATVLGDLAQGTTPWATRSWEEALTHLGKGDAVVEELTAGFRVPTDVITYASRLLPHIAPGLTPVASVRENPGFFEVRPATADTEVVAACEELLRNEGSVGLIAADARVPLLAEALTAAGLPYLGPGEETTLTTRLTLVPASLAKGLEYDYVVLDEPRAVVDAEPDERTGLRRLYVSLTRAVSGLIVTHTAPLPPQLSQGR, from the coding sequence ATGCCGGTCCCCGATCCGTCCGACGACCCGCTCTCCCGCGAGCGCGCCCACCTCACACACTCCCGTGCCGCCCTCCGCTCGATGCGCGAGGACGTCGAGTCGCTCGACATCCGGGACGTCACCGCGAACTGGGTCAACGCGGAGGTCCTCACGCGCCAGATCGACGAGCGCATCAAGGCCCTCGCCGACCTCTCGCACACCCCGCTCTTCTTCGGCCGCCTCGACTATCTGCACTCGCCGGGCGCCGACCGGGCGGAGGGCGCGGAGGGCGAGCGCTTCTACATCGGGCGCCGGCACGTGCACGACGCCGACGGGGACCCGATGGTGATCGACTGGCGCGCCCCGGTGTCCCAGCCCTTCTACCGGGCCTCCAAGAAGAACCCGCTGGACATCGCGCTGCGCCGCCGCTTCGGGTACACGGCCGGCGACCTCACCGCGTACGAGGACGAGCACCTCTCCGACCCCTCCGAGGCGGCCGCCACCAGCAAGCTGCTCCAGCAGGAGATCGAGCGCCCGCGCGTCGGCCCGATGCGCGACATCGTGGCGACGATCCAGCCCGAGCAGGACGAGATCGTACGGTCCGGTCTCGGCGGCTCGGTCTGTGTGCAGGGAGGTCCGGGCACCGGAAAGACGGCGGTCGGTCTGCACCGGGTCGCCTATCTCCTCTACGCCCACCGCGACCGGCTCGCCCGCACCGGCACCCTGGTCATCGGGCCGAACGCGTCCTTCCTCCACTACATCGAGCAAGTGCTCCCCGCCCTGGGCGAGTTGGAGGTCAAGCAGGCCACGGTCGACGACCTCGTCGCACATGTGGAGGTGCGGGGCAGGGACGAGGCGGCGGCCGCGGTCGTCAAGGGCGACGCACGGATGGCCGAGGTGCTGCGCCGGGCAGTCCGCTCGCACGTGACCATGCCCACCGAGCCGGTCATGGTGGTCCGCGGCTCACGCCGCTGGCGCGTTCCGGCGTACGAACTCGAAGTCATCGTCCGTGAGTTGCTCGACCGGGACATCCGGTACGGCGCCGCCCGCGAGGCCCTTCCGCAGCGCATCGCGCACGCCGTGCTGGTGCAGATGGAGCGGTCGGGCGAGGCCCCGGACGACCGCGTGCAGGACGCCGTGGCCCGCAACACCGCGGTGAAGACGGCGGTGAAGGCGGTCTGGCCGCCGGTCGACCCGGCGAAACTCGTGCTGCGCCTGCTCTCCGACGCCGACTTCCTGGCCGCCCACGCCGAGGGCATCCTCACCGAGGACGAGCAGAAGACGATCCTGTGGGCCAGGCCCGTACGGTCGGTGAAGTCCGCCAAGTGGGCCGCCGCGGACGCCGTGTTGATCGACGAGGCCACCGATCTCGTCCAGCGCACGCACTCCCTGGGGCATGTAGTACTCGACGAGGCGCAGGACCTCTCGCCCATGCAGTACCGGGCGGTGGGGCGGCGCTGCACGACCGGTTCGGCGACCGTGCTCGGGGACCTGGCACAGGGCACGACCCCCTGGGCTACCCGGAGTTGGGAGGAGGCGCTGACCCATCTGGGCAAGGGGGACGCGGTCGTCGAGGAGCTGACGGCCGGTTTCCGTGTGCCGACGGACGTCATCACCTACGCGTCCCGGCTCCTCCCCCACATCGCGCCCGGCCTGACCCCGGTGGCGTCGGTCCGCGAGAACCCCGGCTTCTTCGAGGTCCGCCCGGCCACCGCGGACACCGAAGTGGTCGCCGCCTGCGAGGAGTTGCTGCGCAACGAGGGTTCGGTCGGCCTCATCGCGGCCGACGCGCGCGTACCGCTGCTGGCCGAGGCCCTGACGGCGGCCGGGCTCCCCTATCTGGGCCCCGGCGAGGAGACGACCCTCACCACCCGCCTCACCCTGGTCCCGGCCTCGCTCGCCAAGGGCCTGGAGTACGACTACGTGGTCCTGGACGAGCCCCGGGCCGTCGTCGACGCCGAACCGGACGAGCGCACCGGCCTGCGCCGCCTGTACGTATCCCTGACCCGAGCGGTCTCGGGCCTGATCGTCACACACACGGCCCCACTGCCGCCCCAGTTGTCACAGGGTCGTTAG
- a CDS encoding copper homeostasis protein CutC, whose translation MSERAVLEVIALGVEDAVAAEAGGADRLELVTDMAADGLTPPVATFAEIRAAVGISLRVMLRLADGFEAGDVRELRRAARELRAAGADEFVLGFLDETGDPDLPALEAVLAELDGCRWTFHRAIDRAADRDALRKSLADLPGLDAYLTAGSAAGVDEGLATLLAEAARRGEPGYEPRLLVGGALRLDHVPRLRAAGVDAFHIGGAARPGGWDVPVSAAAVREWRAALDA comes from the coding sequence ATGAGTGAGCGTGCAGTCCTGGAGGTGATCGCCCTCGGTGTCGAGGACGCGGTCGCCGCCGAGGCCGGAGGCGCGGACCGGCTGGAGCTGGTCACCGACATGGCCGCCGACGGGCTGACCCCGCCGGTCGCGACCTTCGCGGAGATCAGGGCCGCCGTCGGCATCTCGCTGCGGGTGATGCTGCGCCTGGCCGACGGTTTCGAGGCCGGGGACGTACGGGAACTCCGGCGGGCGGCCCGGGAGCTGCGGGCCGCCGGGGCGGACGAGTTCGTGCTCGGGTTCCTGGACGAGACCGGTGACCCGGACCTGCCCGCGCTGGAGGCGGTGCTCGCCGAACTGGACGGCTGCCGCTGGACGTTCCACCGGGCGATCGACCGCGCGGCCGACCGGGACGCGCTGCGCAAGAGCCTCGCCGATCTGCCCGGCCTGGACGCGTACCTCACGGCGGGGTCCGCGGCGGGCGTGGACGAGGGCCTGGCCACGCTCCTCGCGGAGGCGGCCCGCCGCGGTGAACCGGGGTACGAGCCGCGGCTCCTCGTCGGCGGTGCCCTGCGTCTCGACCACGTACCGCGGCTGCGGGCCGCAGGCGTCGACGCCTTCCACATCGGCGGAGCGGCCCGGCCCGGCGGCTGGGACGTACCGGTCTCGGCGGCGGCGGTACGGGAGTGGCGGGCCGCGCTGGACGCGTGA
- a CDS encoding maleylpyruvate isomerase family mycothiol-dependent enzyme: MTAADTHPVRDPELPGKLLAAERDVLIPLLRGRPEQDFEVRTCCPGWTVRHLLAHCSAALSRVVESRYEKDVFSPEANDRDIAERSGRSLAEIVDELERGMTDAGPVIAKAGGALDGVGLGEWVHAGDVRDAWGEPGAYAGAQVGPALDLLAWITRDRGRPALHADLDDMDEPLLLGAPSGDRPPARYLGDAATLVRLHAGRPLTGTRYELAGATEAELDLFD, translated from the coding sequence ATGACTGCTGCAGACACGCACCCCGTACGTGACCCGGAACTGCCGGGCAAGCTGCTGGCCGCGGAACGGGACGTCCTGATCCCCCTTCTGCGAGGCCGACCCGAGCAGGACTTCGAGGTCAGGACCTGCTGTCCGGGCTGGACCGTGAGACACCTCCTCGCACACTGCTCCGCCGCGTTGTCGCGGGTCGTGGAGAGCCGCTACGAGAAGGACGTGTTCAGCCCCGAGGCGAACGACCGGGACATCGCCGAGCGGTCCGGCCGGTCCCTCGCGGAGATCGTCGACGAGCTGGAGCGGGGCATGACCGACGCGGGCCCCGTGATCGCCAAGGCGGGCGGCGCGCTGGACGGGGTCGGGCTCGGTGAGTGGGTGCACGCGGGAGACGTACGGGACGCCTGGGGCGAGCCCGGAGCGTACGCGGGTGCCCAAGTGGGGCCCGCGCTCGACCTGTTGGCGTGGATCACCCGCGACCGGGGGCGGCCCGCCCTGCACGCCGACCTCGACGACATGGACGAGCCGCTGCTGCTCGGCGCGCCCTCGGGCGACCGGCCGCCCGCCCGTTACCTCGGCGACGCGGCCACCCTCGTACGGCTGCACGCGGGGCGCCCGCTGACCGGGACGCGGTACGAGCTGGCGGGGGCGACGGAGGCGGAGCTCGATCTGTTCGACTGA
- a CDS encoding HD domain-containing protein — protein MADLDSLRARWFRALEGARDADARADPAPYADNLISRWSEPQRRYHTVEHLTAVLDHVDVLEAHEKYAADADLVRLAAWFHDAVYLPDRSENEERSARLAERALPEAGVSAAGTAEVARLVRLTVTHAPADDDPNGQVLCDADLAILAAPPAAYADYTAAVREEYAFVPPEAFREGRAAILRQLLELPRLFHTPYGTREWEGPARRNLEAELSLLTG, from the coding sequence ATGGCCGATCTCGACTCCCTGCGTGCCCGCTGGTTCCGTGCTCTGGAAGGAGCCCGTGACGCCGACGCCCGGGCGGACCCCGCCCCCTACGCCGACAACCTCATCTCCCGCTGGTCGGAGCCGCAGCGGCGGTATCACACGGTGGAACATCTGACGGCGGTTCTGGACCACGTCGATGTGCTGGAGGCGCACGAGAAGTACGCGGCGGACGCCGACCTGGTGCGGCTGGCCGCGTGGTTCCACGACGCCGTCTACCTCCCCGACCGTTCCGAGAACGAGGAGCGGTCCGCGCGGCTCGCCGAGCGTGCGCTGCCCGAGGCCGGTGTCTCCGCGGCCGGCACGGCGGAGGTCGCCCGGCTCGTCCGCCTGACCGTCACGCACGCCCCGGCCGACGACGACCCCAACGGCCAGGTCCTCTGCGACGCCGACCTCGCCATCCTTGCGGCGCCCCCGGCCGCGTACGCCGACTACACGGCCGCCGTCCGCGAGGAGTACGCCTTCGTCCCGCCCGAGGCCTTCCGCGAGGGCCGCGCGGCGATCCTGCGGCAGCTCCTGGAACTGCCCCGGCTCTTCCACACCCCTTACGGGACAAGGGAATGGGAGGGTCCGGCGCGCCGGAACCTGGAGGCGGAGCTCAGCCTGTTGACGGGCTGA
- a CDS encoding Cmx/CmrA family chloramphenicol efflux MFS transporter, giving the protein MPLAVYVLGLSVFALGTSEFMLSGLLPAVADDMNVSIPRAGLLISAFAVGMVVGAPLLAVATLRLPRRTTLISLIAVFGVGQIAGALAPNYAVLFASRVVSALACAGFWAVGAAVAIAMVPVNARARALAVMIGGLSIANVLGVPAGAFLGESLGWRSAFWAVGAASAVALVGVATLIPRIPLPDEKPQLRRELLIYRDRQVWLSISLIAFAAGGVFCAFSYLAPLLTDVSGLDDSWVPVVLGLFGVGALIGTMIGGRIADSHLFGVLLSGIAASSVLLVALALLGQHAVAAVTLAFLLGVSAFYTAPALNARMFNVAGKAPTLAGATTTAAFNLGNTGGPWIGGAVIDAGLGFASPAWAGAALTVTAGAVTAVSLRLHRRTAASRVVITGAPASTSTATAPGEPINQSRSAN; this is encoded by the coding sequence ATGCCCCTGGCGGTCTACGTCCTCGGGCTCTCCGTCTTCGCACTGGGCACCAGTGAGTTCATGCTCTCCGGGCTGCTGCCGGCCGTCGCGGACGACATGAACGTGTCGATTCCGCGCGCGGGACTCCTGATATCCGCCTTCGCCGTCGGCATGGTCGTGGGCGCGCCGCTGCTGGCCGTGGCGACGCTCCGGCTCCCCCGCCGTACGACCCTGATCTCGCTCATCGCGGTCTTCGGGGTGGGCCAGATAGCGGGCGCACTCGCCCCGAACTACGCCGTGCTCTTCGCGTCCCGTGTCGTGAGCGCGCTGGCGTGCGCCGGATTCTGGGCGGTCGGCGCGGCCGTGGCCATCGCCATGGTCCCGGTCAACGCCCGGGCCCGCGCCCTCGCCGTGATGATCGGCGGCCTGTCCATCGCGAACGTCCTCGGTGTCCCGGCCGGCGCCTTCCTGGGCGAGAGCCTCGGCTGGCGGTCGGCGTTCTGGGCGGTCGGCGCGGCCTCCGCGGTCGCGCTGGTCGGAGTGGCCACGCTCATCCCCCGTATCCCGCTCCCCGACGAGAAGCCGCAGCTCAGGCGGGAGCTGCTGATCTACCGCGACCGGCAGGTCTGGCTGTCCATCTCGCTGATCGCGTTCGCCGCGGGCGGTGTCTTCTGCGCCTTCAGCTATCTCGCGCCGCTGCTCACCGACGTGTCCGGGCTCGACGACAGCTGGGTGCCCGTGGTGCTCGGGCTGTTCGGCGTCGGGGCGCTGATCGGCACGATGATCGGCGGCCGGATCGCGGACTCGCACCTCTTCGGGGTGCTGCTCTCCGGTATCGCGGCCTCGTCCGTGCTGCTGGTCGCGCTGGCGCTGCTCGGGCAGCACGCCGTCGCCGCCGTGACCCTCGCTTTCCTCCTCGGCGTCTCCGCCTTCTACACGGCCCCGGCCCTCAACGCCCGGATGTTCAACGTCGCGGGCAAGGCCCCGACCCTGGCCGGTGCCACCACCACGGCCGCGTTCAACCTCGGCAACACCGGCGGCCCCTGGATCGGCGGCGCCGTCATCGACGCGGGCCTCGGCTTCGCCTCCCCGGCCTGGGCGGGCGCGGCCCTGACGGTCACGGCGGGCGCGGTGACGGCGGTCTCGCTGCGCCTGCACCGGCGTACGGCGGCCTCACGGGTGGTGATCACCGGAGCCCCCGCCTCCACGTCCACCGCCACGGCACCCGGCGAGCCGATTAATCAGTCTCGCTCGGCGAACTGA
- a CDS encoding GNAT family N-acetyltransferase, with the protein MLAMGGDQVEEAVADAVATLRGVADRDWSVKAGRLDWSCRRTAEHIASDCIAYAGQLAGLPTDRYVPFDITFDECESPEDVLQVVEATGTLLAAAVRTAPREARAFHPYPFRSANREGFAAMGVTEVLAHTHDIAEGLGIPYEPPAALCEAVLTRIFPHVRPAPGDAHWRTLLWATGRGDLPGRAPLTEWRWNNNLVIPADRLTLQGVTPAAAADLGAGGTGGFEWTEDGPFEGTRDAAGMVTKAYEAGVHRPEFGLFVLVRREDGRAVGGMGFHGSPDEDGRAEVGYDLAESARGNGYAAEALRTLSAWALSRDDVTSLFATVDRVNAPSQSVLSRAGFTRVSAEGWDGDGEQYAYELKG; encoded by the coding sequence ATGCTGGCCATGGGCGGGGATCAGGTGGAAGAGGCGGTCGCGGACGCGGTGGCGACGCTGCGGGGGGTGGCCGACCGGGACTGGAGCGTCAAGGCGGGCCGCCTGGACTGGAGTTGCCGCAGGACGGCGGAGCACATCGCGTCGGACTGCATCGCGTACGCGGGCCAGTTGGCGGGCCTCCCGACCGACCGTTACGTACCGTTCGACATCACCTTCGACGAGTGCGAGAGCCCCGAGGACGTCCTCCAGGTCGTCGAGGCGACCGGCACCCTGCTCGCGGCCGCCGTCCGGACCGCCCCGCGCGAGGCCCGCGCCTTCCACCCGTACCCCTTCCGCAGCGCGAACCGCGAGGGCTTCGCCGCGATGGGCGTCACCGAGGTGCTCGCGCACACGCACGACATCGCCGAGGGTCTGGGCATTCCGTACGAGCCGCCGGCGGCGCTCTGCGAGGCGGTGCTCACCCGGATCTTCCCGCACGTCCGGCCCGCGCCCGGCGACGCCCACTGGCGCACGCTCCTGTGGGCCACGGGCCGCGGCGACCTGCCCGGCCGCGCGCCCCTCACCGAGTGGCGCTGGAACAACAACCTCGTCATACCCGCCGACCGCCTCACCCTCCAGGGCGTCACCCCCGCGGCCGCCGCCGACCTCGGCGCGGGCGGCACCGGCGGCTTCGAGTGGACCGAGGACGGCCCCTTCGAGGGCACCCGGGACGCCGCCGGCATGGTCACGAAGGCGTACGAGGCCGGTGTGCACCGCCCGGAGTTCGGCCTGTTCGTCCTCGTACGCCGCGAGGACGGCCGCGCGGTCGGCGGCATGGGCTTCCACGGCTCCCCCGACGAGGACGGCCGCGCCGAGGTCGGCTACGACCTGGCCGAATCCGCCCGCGGCAACGGCTACGCGGCCGAGGCCCTGCGCACCCTGTCCGCCTGGGCCCTCTCCCGCGACGACGTCACGTCCCTCTTCGCGACGGTGGACCGCGTCAACGCCCCTTCCCAGAGCGTGCTGTCCCGCGCGGGCTTCACCCGGGTGAGCGCGGAGGGCTGGGACGGCGACGGCGAGCAGTACGCGTACGAGCTGAAGGGCTGA
- a CDS encoding DUF4031 domain-containing protein: MTVYIDPPDWPGHGRMWSHLVSDVSYDELHDFARRLGAPARAFERDHYDIPSHRYEDAVAAGAVQVRSREVVRLLLASGLRRPKGRAVPGS, encoded by the coding sequence GTGACCGTCTACATCGACCCGCCCGACTGGCCGGGGCACGGCCGCATGTGGTCCCACCTCGTCAGCGACGTCTCGTACGACGAACTGCACGACTTCGCCCGCCGGCTGGGCGCCCCCGCCCGGGCTTTCGAGCGTGATCACTACGACATCCCCTCGCACCGGTACGAGGACGCGGTGGCGGCCGGAGCCGTGCAGGTCCGCAGCCGCGAGGTGGTGCGGCTGCTGCTCGCCTCCGGTCTGCGCAGACCCAAGGGCCGTGCCGTGCCCGGGAGTTGA
- a CDS encoding MurR/RpiR family transcriptional regulator — MTHEVKEIFAGETPPAPAALAAKVRTLAPSMTRSMQRVAEAVAADPAGCAALTVTGLAELTGTSEATVVRTARLLGYPGYRDLRLALAGLAAQQQSGRAPAVTADIAVDDPIADVVAKLAYDEQQTLADTAAGLDTVQLGAAVGALAAARRIDVYGVGASGLVAQDLTQKLLRIGLIAQAHSDPHLAVTNAVQLRAKDVAISITHSGSTGDVIEPLRVAFEHGATTVAITGRPDGPVTQYADHILTTSTARESELRPAAMSSRTSQLLVVDCLFIGVAQRTYETAAPALSASYEALAHRHRSASR; from the coding sequence GTGACCCATGAAGTGAAGGAAATTTTCGCGGGCGAAACCCCGCCGGCCCCCGCGGCCCTCGCCGCCAAGGTCCGCACACTCGCCCCGTCGATGACCCGCTCCATGCAGCGCGTGGCGGAGGCCGTGGCCGCCGACCCCGCCGGCTGCGCGGCCCTCACGGTCACCGGCCTCGCGGAACTGACCGGCACCAGCGAGGCGACGGTCGTCCGTACGGCCCGTCTCCTCGGCTACCCCGGCTACCGCGACCTGCGCCTGGCCCTCGCCGGACTCGCCGCCCAGCAGCAGTCGGGCCGTGCCCCCGCCGTGACGGCCGACATCGCGGTCGACGACCCGATCGCGGACGTGGTCGCCAAGCTCGCGTACGACGAACAGCAGACGCTCGCCGACACGGCGGCCGGGCTGGACACGGTCCAGCTGGGCGCGGCGGTCGGCGCCCTCGCGGCGGCCCGCCGTATCGACGTGTACGGCGTCGGGGCGTCCGGCCTCGTCGCGCAGGACCTGACCCAGAAGCTCCTGCGGATCGGACTCATAGCGCAGGCGCACAGCGACCCGCACCTCGCGGTGACCAACGCCGTGCAGCTGCGGGCCAAGGACGTGGCGATCTCGATCACGCACTCCGGGTCGACGGGGGATGTCATCGAGCCGTTGCGGGTCGCGTTCGAGCACGGGGCCACGACGGTCGCGATCACCGGGCGTCCGGACGGTCCCGTCACCCAGTACGCGGATCACATCCTCACGACGTCCACGGCCCGGGAGAGCGAGCTGCGGCCGGCGGCGATGTCCTCGCGGACGAGTCAGCTGCTGGTGGTGGACTGCCTGTTCATCGGGGTCGCGCAGCGGACGTATGAGACTGCGGCGCCCGCGTTGTCGGCGTCGTACGAGGCGTTGGCGCATCGCCACCGGAGCGCTTCGCGCTAG